Genomic DNA from Candidatus Nitrosopumilus koreensis AR1:
ATGCCTGTCTTTGTCCTTTTTACCATCCTCTTTCCATTTATAATAAATCGATCCCATTGCCCTCCAATCAGAAGTATCCCATTCATTACGATCAATAAGCTTACATTGAATATTGTTAATTTTTTCACGTATCTCTTCATTAGAGTCCACAGTACATTCAGGTACGATATCATCAAGATTCACATCAAAATCATTTTCGTCACTAGTCTTAGTACCAAACAATTTGTGCTCTATAGTTTCTATAGAATCAGTTACAATAGATTTCAACTTCATTGCATCAACGTTTTTTTCTTGTAGTTCATTTGTACCACTAGTCTTAGTACCAAACAATTTGTGCCCTATAGTTTCTATAGAATCAGTTACAATAGATTTCAACTTCATTGCATCAACGTTTTTTTCTTGTAGTTCATTTGTACCACCTGCATAGGGTACAGATAATTTGTTTTCGATAGTTTCTATAACACCTATTATTGTGGACTCTAAATCAATTCCACCAACATCTTTTTGTTGGGAGTCTTTTTTGACTCTAATTTTTTCAGTGGTGTGTAATTTTGCATCTGCCAGAAGCCATCTAGTTGTTGCTTTTTCCAGACCACGTCTAAAATTTATCATCACAGCATAATATGCAACATCATTCTGAATTTTTCGTAGCAATATTTTCTTTAATTCTTGAATTTTTTTTCCATCTTCAATGAAAATAGTCAATTCATTTAAAATTGCATCCAAGACTGTTTGATTATTTTCTAAATTCTTAATAGACAATAAATTATTTCTAGAACTAAGTTTTCGTATTCGAAGTTTGGTATTTGTTAGTTTGGATTCAGTATCTTTTAATTCCGAAGATTTTAGCTTTTCTGAATTTGTTTTTAAAGTGTCTAAATCTTCCCCCATTTTTATTTTTATTTTATAATTCTTATCATATTCATTTGATTTATCTTCACGTTCTTTAGTTATTTTTTTTATTTTTTCATCAATTATTGTTTTTATAGCATCCAAATAATTTTCAGGAGTACTAGTTTTTTTAAATTCATTTTTTAATTTTTCTAAGATAAACATTTTTTTCTTCAATACAACAATTTGATCATTGATTTCCTTCAATTCTTTGGTTTTTTTTATTAATTCAACTTTCTTTTCCCCTATATCATTATCAAGATCTTTGATGTTTTTAGGTTTTATTTTATCCAATTTTTTTTGTAATGTTATAAGATATTTTTCTTTAGCACTCAATTCATTTTGTATTTGTGTCTTAGTCATCTCCAATTCTTTTTTGATTTCAGAATTACTCATGTCAGGAACTAATTCAGGATTTGCAAAAAGTTCTAAACTACGATCCTTTTTTGGAATGAATTCACCTTCGTCATCTTTTTCAAAAACAATGCCTCCATCATTTTTATTTTCATAATTAATTTCATTCCATTCAGGCCATAATTTTTCAAATCCAATTTCATAAAACCGGTAGTCTATTTTTTCAGTAAATACATTATACCATTTTTCATTTTCATCAATAGGTTTCCAATCCAATAGGTCTTCTGTTTTTATCTCAAGTGCTTTTCCATCATTAGATTCTTTTTTAAATGTACGACGATAAAATTCCTTTAATTTAGAATAGTCATTCTTGTCATCAACAAATTGAAAAAATTTTAAATCAAATTCAAGTTTATCATTTGCTAATTTTTCCAACCACGGGGTATATGAGGTATAGCCTTTTCGTGATAAATAGACAGTTAAAATCAAAAGAGACATCGCTATACCAAATGCAATGTATATCCTATCTTGATATTCAAATGACTTTAGGTGTTTGTAAATACTTTCTTCTAACTCTATTCCTTCTAGTTCAGGATTTTTTTTTACAATTAGTTCTTTTGTGGTAACATATTCATGATTAGAAAATTCTAGCAAAATTTCATTTTTTGACGAAGCATGATTATCATCGATTGGAAATACAATAAAAGGTAAAAAATAAAAAATACTCCAAATAATAAGATAATTTCAATTTTTGTGAACTCAATATCCTCTATATAATTATCCACAAGAATGATGAAAACTAATATGATAAAACTTTATTCATATGTTACATTTTTCATACAAAAATAACTACTCAAGACAGTTTTGCCTCTTGAAATGGCACACTTTGTTCCCAGCACCATTCAAAATAGTCACAACACCATTCACGAAACTTTGGATCGGCACTATAAAACATCTGACTCAGATCAATGGTTCCCTCAAGATCAGAGAAAAATACGGCTGCCTCCTTATCAGTAACTAAAACAGCAATATCGACATCCTTTTTGATTTTCCTCTTCAAGTTTCCGCTCTGGATGTATTTTTGAAATCCTTTTTCTTCAAAGATTTTTTTCCGCTCTTCAGGAATTATGACATCGTCTGAAAAAATTGAATGGATTTCAATTTTATTTTTTAATTGCTTTGAAATGACTTCTACAACATCTCCAGAGTATGGAACTTCAGACAAAATATTGTAGATGTATTTTTTAGCGTTTTCATGAATTTGACGCCACTTTTCCAAAGTTTTCACATATCCTTTGATATTTTTTTTATTTGTTAATGCACCTAGTCTTTGAATAAATTTTGCATCGAGATTTCCCAATGTGTGCTTGCTAAAATATGATTTATTGTCAGAAAAGAAAGTGATAGAAGGAATTTGAACTAGTACTGCCTTACCATATGTAGTTAAGCTGTAATTTCCATCAGTGTCTTTTTCGATTAATCCAGATTTAGACAGTCGGGACACATTTCTATGAATTTCAGGTTTAGTTGCATCCAAAATCTCTGCAAGTTTAGAATTGTTGAGTTTATTTTTTGATAGTTTTTGCAAAATATCTAGTCGCTGTTCACTAGCTAATTCAAACAATTCAGAAGATATACTTTCAGAATCCCAACTCACAAAAAGCATGAAAAAAGATCAGACAAAAAGGTTACTATGACAATTAAGATTCAGGCCAATTGCCATTGCATTCTAAGCACATTCCACGCATTCCAGAATAACGTACTTCATCGACAATTATTGCTGGTTTATGACAAGCTAAACAAATAGTATAACACATTATTCGCATATTAGTAAAATAGGACTATTTTCATAAATATTTCAATTAACAAAAATGTTAATTGTTACAATAGTAGCTAATGAAAATTAATCTATATTACGCACAAAACCATCAAAAATTACAAAATTATACAAAAAAGTTCCCATAACATTAAAAATTATCTTCATAAAATAAGAAATGAATTGTATTGAGTAATGAGGCACCTGAAGATTTAATCTACGCAGCATTTTTTTTCACAGACATTGTAGGATTGTCAAATCCCATTATTTCAACAGAGACCCAAAAAATGAAAATTGAAAAATTAAATTCAATGATCTATGACTGTAAAACTTTTGCATTAACCAAAAAAAATGAATTATTTATTTTACCAACTGGAGATGGGATGCTACTTGCGTTCAAAGATGGATTAGAGCAACCCGTCTCTCTTGCAGTAGAACTGCATCAGAAACTCAGAAGATATAACGAACAAGCATATGATACTGAAAAGATCTTTATTAGAATTGGGTGCAATGTAGGCCATATTTTTATTGTAAAAGACATGTTTGGAAATGTCAATTTATGGGGGCCAGGTGCAGTTCTTGCAAGAAGAGTGATGGATCTGGGGGAATCTAACCACATTTTAATTCCTTCAAGCATGGTCAATGATCTCTTTGAATTATCAAATGACTATGAGAAAATGATTTTTCCCATTCAAAATTTTACAATAAAACACGGAGAAGATCTTTTAGTTTACTCTATACACGGTTCAGAATTTGGAAATAGTGAACCTCCAAAAAAAACTAATCAAATTACTAAAACACAATCAAATCATAGTTCCACATGTCAAAAGATTATTTTTAATATAAAAATAAAAGATTCAGAAAAAAACAATTTAGCATTTGAAAGGATTTATGATTTTGTAAATAATTCAACAGAACCGATATATGATATTCAAATTGAAATTATGTCACATACAAAACTAGACATTGGTGATTTAAACATAAGAGCGTTTGATGAAAACAAACAAGAATTAGAAATATCAAAAATTACATCTACTGATTTTTCCAAACAATTAACCATAAAACTAGCACGACCAGTCTTTAAAGGAAGTCAAGGACGCATAATCAGAGTAACATATGAAAAAAATGAACCAAGTAATTTCTTTGAACATAGATTTTTGATGGATACTGATAGTTTTGAATTAAATTTGATCACACCAAAAAATGTTTCAAACATACATCCAAAATTCTTTCTAATAGACAAAAACAATAAAAAAACTTGTCTAGAAGAAACACAAAAAACATCTAAAGGAATGTCATATGTTACTTCATGGCAAAAAAATGATAAAATATTTTTTGACGATATAATTAGAGTGGAATATTAGACGTACACTACAACCCCAAAATCATTCGAAATCCCTTGTTTTTAGACAATCTAGCAAAATCATGATCCACACGTAATTTTTCTTTGCAAACTAAATCATGTTTACATATATTTTCTAAAATTTCAAGACATTTGGATTCATTTTCCAAAAATAATTCACATTTTGCCTGAGCATAAAGTGTTTTGAAATCATCATTTTTAACGTCTAATGCATGTGCAAAACAATCATTAGATTCAACATATTTTTTCAGATGAAAAAAACACAATCCTTTGTTATACCAAAATTCATTATCCAGTTGTTTTTCATTAATAGCTAGATCGGCATATAACAGTGCTTTTTCAAACTTGTGAGCTTTTTTCAGTCGTTCTGCCTTTTTGTTACTTTGCAGATAGTTTTGATTTCTTTCTTCAGCTGCTTTGTTAAAACACTCTATTGCTTCAGCATGGTGAGTTAATTGCATTAAAAGAAGTCCCTTTAAGAAAAAAGTTTCATAGCTTTTTTTGTGTACAGACAAATCTTTGTCAAGACAGTTCACGGCATCCTCATACTCCCCCAATTCACAGCAATGCACAGCTCGAGAATACCAAAAATTTTCAGATTCTTCTTCTTGTTTAATTTGAGTTGCTTTATTTGTCAGTTTCAGCGCCTCCTCGAATTTTTTATCCTTTTTTAATTTCTCAGCTTTTTTTGCATAAAATGAGGATATGTCATTCATAATATCTCAATTATTTTATTCGTATTATGTTTTTTCAAATTTAGATTGTTAGTTGCACGAAACTCCATTTTTACCGATTTTTTAATTGAACCTTGTAAGCAGGGTAGGCAGACTTGAAGCCCACATTGTATCCACGGATTTGTTTGAAACTATATTTTTCTATTTTTTTTACAATCTCACGCAAATCTCCACCAATAACAAATTCATTATTTTGAGCAAGATGATTTATTTTTGTACACATGTTTACTGGAGGTCCTATCATATCAATTTCTACAGATTTGTTTGTATTCATGATTATAACACTGCCATAGTCCATACTTATCCTATAGTTTAAGGAAGGTAATTTTTTTAAAATTAATTCTCTAGAAATAATTTTTTGCGCCTTTGTCATTACCAAACCGCAATCAATAGATCTTCGCACATGTTCTAGATTATTTCCATTTTCAGACAGTGGGAAATAAAATAACAAACAATCGCCCACATTTTTAATTACTTTGCCATCAAACTTTCCCACAATTACTGCCATTGAATTCAAAAAAGTTTCATAGTATTTCATAAGATTATCTCTAGATAATGATGCAGAAATTCTCGTTGAATTTACCATATCCACACAGCCCACACAGTATGCACGAGATTTTGTGGCAAATGCAACCAAATAATCTGAAATTCCCATAGGATCAGAATCAGTTTCTCGTAATGGATACTTTAGAATAGAATAGGGAGGAGGTTCTAAATTTTGCACTACACCATCATTTGATAGTAATTCAGATAAATTTACACCTGCTTCCCATCTCATGATTATATTACGTAAAAAATTGTGTTATAGTTTGGTTAGCTCGTATGGTAATACTTTAGGAAAACAGCTACTTACATGATATATTTTCTAAAA
This window encodes:
- a CDS encoding helix-turn-helix transcriptional regulator, whose product is MLFVSWDSESISSELFELASEQRLDILQKLSKNKLNNSKLAEILDATKPEIHRNVSRLSKSGLIEKDTDGNYSLTTYGKAVLVQIPSITFFSDNKSYFSKHTLGNLDAKFIQRLGALTNKKNIKGYVKTLEKWRQIHENAKKYIYNILSEVPYSGDVVEVISKQLKNKIEIHSIFSDDVIIPEERKKIFEEKGFQKYIQSGNLKRKIKKDVDIAVLVTDKEAAVFFSDLEGTIDLSQMFYSADPKFREWCCDYFEWCWEQSVPFQEAKLS
- a CDS encoding adenylate/guanylate cyclase domain-containing protein — translated: MSNEAPEDLIYAAFFFTDIVGLSNPIISTETQKMKIEKLNSMIYDCKTFALTKKNELFILPTGDGMLLAFKDGLEQPVSLAVELHQKLRRYNEQAYDTEKIFIRIGCNVGHIFIVKDMFGNVNLWGPGAVLARRVMDLGESNHILIPSSMVNDLFELSNDYEKMIFPIQNFTIKHGEDLLVYSIHGSEFGNSEPPKKTNQITKTQSNHSSTCQKIIFNIKIKDSEKNNLAFERIYDFVNNSTEPIYDIQIEIMSHTKLDIGDLNIRAFDENKQELEISKITSTDFSKQLTIKLARPVFKGSQGRIIRVTYEKNEPSNFFEHRFLMDTDSFELNLITPKNVSNIHPKFFLIDKNNKKTCLEETQKTSKGMSYVTSWQKNDKIFFDDIIRVEY
- a CDS encoding tetratricopeptide repeat protein, with the protein product MNDISSFYAKKAEKLKKDKKFEEALKLTNKATQIKQEEESENFWYSRAVHCCELGEYEDAVNCLDKDLSVHKKSYETFFLKGLLLMQLTHHAEAIECFNKAAEERNQNYLQSNKKAERLKKAHKFEKALLYADLAINEKQLDNEFWYNKGLCFFHLKKYVESNDCFAHALDVKNDDFKTLYAQAKCELFLENESKCLEILENICKHDLVCKEKLRVDHDFARLSKNKGFRMILGL
- a CDS encoding adenylate/guanylate cyclase domain-containing protein, with amino-acid sequence MRWEAGVNLSELLSNDGVVQNLEPPPYSILKYPLRETDSDPMGISDYLVAFATKSRAYCVGCVDMVNSTRISASLSRDNLMKYYETFLNSMAVIVGKFDGKVIKNVGDCLLFYFPLSENGNNLEHVRRSIDCGLVMTKAQKIISRELILKKLPSLNYRISMDYGSVIIMNTNKSVEIDMIGPPVNMCTKINHLAQNNEFVIGGDLREIVKKIEKYSFKQIRGYNVGFKSAYPAYKVQLKNR